The genome window CAAGAAAATCGAATTCGAGAGCGCCGGATCAATTCCAAAGAAATAGTAGATCGCATGCGGAAAGTTGACGGCGATATTTTCAATCGAAAATGGCTGAACTCCCTTCCGAGCAATCTCCCAAGACGACTCGGTATTCGTGTATATTTTATTTTGCAATAGGACAAACAACAACATCGGAAGCACCATCACTGTCACCCAAGGGAGCTTAACTGCACGCACTTGAACCCAACCGATCATGATAACAGCCACGATCGGAAACAAAAACAGAATCGATTCATAGCGCGCATACGAAAGCAACACCCCCAGCAACAGCAAACAACCAGCCTTCTGCACATTCGGAGATTTCAAATAAACAACAGAGATGCAGAGAACCATCTGCAATAACGATAAGTTGACCAACTCCATTCCCGCTCCAGATGCGTTCTGAGCCAGTAAAGGTAAACTGGCCCACAGTAATACTGCCAACCAGCCACCGGCTCGACTGTAACACTGAAAACCAAAGATATAGGCCAGCCCCAACAAAAAGATCCCTGCGAGCACATTCACTAAAAATGGGTTAAAGTAATTAAACCCTAAAATATCATGCGCACAGGCAACCACGAACGGATATAACCATGGTCGCTTATCGACTCGCGTGTTGAACAATTCAAAGTCACCTCCCACATCAACTCCGACAGAACCATACGAAAGCTCTCTCGCCTCATGTAACTGCTTGGCCGTTGAAGCCAACAAATACTCATCCGCTACTATTTTATAATCAAATTTTGCATGATTCAACACACACAACACACCCACAAAAACGGCTAACACAAAGGAGAGTGCTTCAACTCGGCACCTCGCCCGAGACCACCAATCAGCACCACGCAACAAGCGACTACAATAATACCCAAAAACCACGCAGATACTCAACAGAACGTGATACCCCAAATATCGAATCAGCTGACCTGCAAAAGCATCCGAACAATACAATATGAACAACAACGACAGTGCGCACGAAACTAGCACGCCAGTAATTTTAAGATACAAATGATCTCCCTGAATACTCTCTAAAAAGACTTTTAAACGATTTGTTCTCACGGTAGCGCTTTTGCATATACGGTAAAGGCCTGATTCAGCCCCTGTGCCTCATCATCGTCCACATCCAAAGAAATCCTGGGAATGTCCTCTAGCCTAACTTCGAGGAGTCGAGCCATTCGAATCTCAACTCCATCCACCAGAGACTCAGAATCAATGACTTCCAACTCAAACCGATCATTTAACAGAGGCTCTAACAACACCTCATCCTCACCTAAAGTTTCCACATTGGTATATACAAAATAGATATCCGAAAATGTTCTGAGTCGGTCATGTAACTCAATTCGATCCGGATGCGCCAAGACAAACTTTGGTATGGTTCCAGATACTTGTTCAGCGATTGGAATGAGATGGCTACTCGTCACAAACAGTGGGTTCTCAGACGCTGACGACCGAACTTTCTCACGCAACCACGCCGCCCCCTGGGGTGTAGCATGTTTCAAAAAGTTACTGCGTGCACACAGTGGCCACGTATACGAAACAAACAAGCACGCAGGCAGTAAGAGCAGATAAGCCCCGCCCCGCGATTCTGCAACAATCAGACGCGCAGCTACCACAGTAAGCACAATTTGAAAAAATACATATGGCAACGCAATGCGAGATGCCACGATATCGTCCAATTGCCCCCAATAGTAACACATCAGCAGCAAAAAATTAACCACCGCGATTAAAATGAAATATCCTAGATGACTGGACAGTAACCAATCGAATTGCCGTCGAACAGCAGCAGGCCGCACGCAGGAATAACAAAGCAGTAGCGCGACAGACCCCACGAAGCACACAGAGACAATCATACTCCCAGGAATCGTGTCATTCATAGAAAAGAAGAAGCGCCACGCGTGCCCTAAATTATCTCCAAAAAATGAAAGCGCGAACGGATCCTCCCCGGTCTCAGCATTCAACTGCCACAAGCCCTCGTGAAAGGTCTCACGCAATAACGCAACTGGCAACATAAGCAACGGAGCCACAATCGAAAGACGACTCAAAAACACACCGCGCGATCGAATCCAACTCGCCACAAACACCAAGGCCACCGCACACACATACAGCGATGATTCGTAGCGAGTCTGCGCCAATAACACTGCCAAAAGTATCAGTAAGTTCATCCGAGCAAACGATGGCGCACGTGAATAAACAAGTGCTGCCAACACTGTCGCAACCAGCATCACTAGGTTCAGGAAATCAAACCCGCCACTGGCAACAACCATTGCCAGCAGCGGAACCGTCAAAAACAACAAACACGAAAAATAGCCTCCCCACTTCGGCCAGACCATAGCACCCAGCGCATAGAGTAATATAAAAAATACAGGCACCAACAATCCATTCAGCAGCACTCCATTCATCGAGTCGTATCCCACGATATCATGCAGTAAACTAACCAAAAAGGGATAAAAATAGGGACGCTTATCTACATAGCCCCCAAGCAAATCAAAAATGCCGTTGATTTCGTAGGCCTTTGATACCGTCAACACCTGATTGTGATGATGCATTTGCAACGACGTCGCCGCTAATACGGGCTCATCCATCACGATCTTATACTCACGCGGCTGCATCGATATTAAAATCAACGAAGCGACCACAATAAACAGACCTGGCACACACAAACGACGAACCAAGCTCGAAACATCACAAGCCTTAGACTCTTTGAAGCAGACGACCAAAGACGCAACTAGGCCGACAAATGTGCCCAACATCAACCAGTAACCACAATGCTTCACCAGCCAAATGGCTGTCGTCGTTTCCACTCCCCAAACAAGCATTGCAGCTGCACCGGCAGCACACACGCACAGCGCAATCAAACGGATAACAGGAGTTCGACACATAAAAAAAGTTGCTACCTCTGCTGAGGTAGCAACTTTGAATCTTAAAATAAAGATAAAACGATTAGCAGTTCAGACTAAAAGTCGATCGACAATGTGGTGCTTGCGCTCACGGATGAAGGCACGCCATTTGCCAAAATCGGAGAGCCTGAGCTGATGCTCGCGTCATATGTCTCATTTGCAACAGACTTAAACGCCTTCAAGTAACCATTATCAGCATTCGCCAATTCGGCACTTAAGACTTCTTCAAGACCTTGTTCCAAGAAATATTGGTCAGCAGCGGATGCCAACTGACGCAAGTTGTTGGAGATGGCACTCTTTTGAGAAGCTGCGCGAACCTTTTGGAAGGCTGGGATCGCCATAGCGGCGAGAAGACCGATGATGACCACAACGATCATGATTTCAACGAGTGTGAATCCTTTTTTGCTTTTGTTTTGCATGATGATATTCCTTTTTGTGTTATTATTTATTATATATCCACTGGGGAGAACCCGAGCAGGTTAGCAATAAGAAGACACAGTGGCATGGAACTCAAGTAAAAGCGGCTACGGCGCAACGCTTTAACAGTTTTTTAGCGCGACTCTAATCAGCCCGATAAACGCCCCTTAAGAGAGCGCCAAGCACCTATGCATCAATGCCCGAGGGACGATACGTCGCAAATATCATCTTCCCCCCGGCAGACGGCACCACCGAATCGACCTCCACGCGCACTTCTTGCCCAATCTGCGAGCTGCCGCCATTGACCACCAGCATCGAGCCATCGGGTAAATAACCGATCGCTTGCCCGGCATCCTTACCTGCGCGCACCAGCTCGACACTCACTCGCGTCCCGATAGAGATCTCTTGGTTCAGCGCTTTCACCAACGAGGTGACATTCAGCCACTCCACCCCATGAAACTCTGCCATCTTCGCCAAGTTATAGTCCGTAGTCAGCAGTTTCGCTTTCATCGAC of Lentimonas sp. CC4 contains these proteins:
- a CDS encoding prepilin-type N-terminal cleavage/methylation domain-containing protein, with product MQNKSKKGFTLVEIMIVVVIIGLLAAMAIPAFQKVRAASQKSAISNNLRQLASAADQYFLEQGLEEVLSAELANADNGYLKAFKSVANETYDASISSGSPILANGVPSSVSASTTLSIDF
- a CDS encoding glycosyltransferase family 39 protein, which codes for MLAVFVGVLCVLNHAKFDYKIVADEYLLASTAKQLHEARELSYGSVGVDVGGDFELFNTRVDKRPWLYPFVVACAHDILGFNYFNPFLVNVLAGIFLLGLAYIFGFQCYSRAGGWLAVLLWASLPLLAQNASGAGMELVNLSLLQMVLCISVVYLKSPNVQKAGCLLLLGVLLSYARYESILFLFPIVAVIMIGWVQVRAVKLPWVTVMVLPMLLFVLLQNKIYTNTESSWEIARKGVQPFSIENIAVNFPHAIYYFFGIDPALSNSIFLSIAGLIALIGFFVCSHNKQLRTYWRHDPAWITVLIFGVSLSFHLLVLLSFHASRLDSPFVSRYALPFHLLLVCLTVLAVGVFASKWKSLWRTVFILLTCFIVTVSFPSNAKAVFSERNYMVREKRWLFRAQAELFSGKCLMIDEFNLKWLLYDQSSIAPAQALEVLPMDGGVFKFDNFDSVYLVARYDYRSNEFRYKSPAEEELLSLVSFELVEEMSFRPFELTRLYRLKGAHRSE
- a CDS encoding glycosyltransferase family 39 protein: MCRTPVIRLIALCVCAAGAAAMLVWGVETTTAIWLVKHCGYWLMLGTFVGLVASLVVCFKESKACDVSSLVRRLCVPGLFIVVASLILISMQPREYKIVMDEPVLAATSLQMHHHNQVLTVSKAYEINGIFDLLGGYVDKRPYFYPFLVSLLHDIVGYDSMNGVLLNGLLVPVFFILLYALGAMVWPKWGGYFSCLLFLTVPLLAMVVASGGFDFLNLVMLVATVLAALVYSRAPSFARMNLLILLAVLLAQTRYESSLYVCAVALVFVASWIRSRGVFLSRLSIVAPLLMLPVALLRETFHEGLWQLNAETGEDPFALSFFGDNLGHAWRFFFSMNDTIPGSMIVSVCFVGSVALLLCYSCVRPAAVRRQFDWLLSSHLGYFILIAVVNFLLLMCYYWGQLDDIVASRIALPYVFFQIVLTVVAARLIVAESRGGAYLLLLPACLFVSYTWPLCARSNFLKHATPQGAAWLREKVRSSASENPLFVTSSHLIPIAEQVSGTIPKFVLAHPDRIELHDRLRTFSDIYFVYTNVETLGEDEVLLEPLLNDRFELEVIDSESLVDGVEIRMARLLEVRLEDIPRISLDVDDDEAQGLNQAFTVYAKALP